In Caldilineales bacterium, one genomic interval encodes:
- a CDS encoding cellulase family glycosylhydrolase produces the protein MLAAPADAIGIWILNGQTTAAPAMRAAGAKWARIAISWRTIESSPGVYNWSSADSRVDYAQQQGYQIVLAVMSNPSWAAATECGPLYAQHIATYANFMKAVVQRYSVSPHNIRYFELGNEPDNADVAGFGWVGGCWGKGPGQAEGAGGAAYANMLKTVYPAMKAANANIIVAMGGLSYESWWSEGGPFDPNFLTDLLAAGGGAYFDVINYHFYEAFSYKWGSVVGKGQVLQEKVRQATGQTKPLMITEIGTPSQKPAGTSDQNTYSEDLQARYVIKGLTQAVAAGIYPAIWFQAQDLPSSSLGYSFGLLRTDLTYKPGYYAYRTLAAELAGATYAGRATGLNTSIEGYRFVKAAQSKLILWYTGTTAVNQPFSLSAPGASLRVVDKLGVQILIVDGETGDLDAARNGSVTIAVGPSPLIVEALAAANTPTPTATRTATPTSSGSPTSTPTSTPFKTLRVNSGGPTATDSGGRVWAADQLYVAGDWGYTGGAAKSSTQAVAATSDDALFQRWREGAGDYYFTIPNGVYQLKLRFAEMQATAAGQRLMKIVIEGRTVESSLDVYAVAGRYTALDRSYRVTVDDGLLHIDLAKLSGSTYKTMIAAIEIVSANSTPTPTATPTRVATSTPTVTATATVTPTPTLTATATITPTASETATITPTPSETPTATITPTATITPTATATATVTPTPSETPTATITPTATITPTATATATVTPTPSETATATFTPTATATPTPAPFGPVRVDSGGGDFTDAGGRVWAADQLYVAGGWGYALGAAKSATQAVAGTTDDALFQRWREGAGDYYFTIPNGVYQVTLRFAEMQATAAGQRLMKIAIEGKTVESSLDVFAVAGRFTALDRSYRVTVGDGLLHVDLVKLSGSTYKTMIAAIEIIAITPTPTPTTTPTPTQTATATPTPTQTATATPTPTETPTATPTATETLTPTATPTPTESPTPEPSPTPTQTPTETPSPSPTPTDTPTPEIP, from the coding sequence ATGCTCGCTGCTCCCGCCGACGCCATCGGCATCTGGATTCTGAACGGACAGACGACCGCAGCGCCGGCAATGCGCGCGGCGGGGGCCAAGTGGGCGCGCATCGCCATCAGCTGGCGCACGATCGAGTCCAGCCCGGGCGTCTACAACTGGAGTAGCGCTGATAGCCGGGTCGACTATGCCCAGCAGCAAGGCTATCAGATCGTATTGGCGGTGATGAGTAACCCAAGCTGGGCCGCCGCCACCGAGTGCGGGCCGCTCTATGCCCAGCATATAGCCACCTACGCTAATTTCATGAAGGCAGTTGTGCAGCGATACAGCGTTTCACCGCACAACATCCGCTATTTCGAGCTGGGGAACGAGCCGGACAACGCCGATGTGGCCGGCTTTGGCTGGGTGGGCGGCTGCTGGGGCAAAGGCCCGGGCCAGGCCGAGGGCGCAGGCGGGGCCGCCTATGCCAACATGCTCAAAACCGTTTATCCGGCCATGAAAGCAGCCAACGCCAACATCATCGTGGCGATGGGTGGCCTCAGCTACGAATCGTGGTGGAGCGAGGGCGGCCCCTTCGACCCCAATTTTCTAACCGATCTGCTGGCGGCGGGCGGCGGCGCTTACTTCGATGTCATCAACTATCATTTCTACGAGGCGTTCTCGTACAAGTGGGGTTCGGTGGTGGGCAAGGGCCAGGTCTTGCAAGAGAAAGTGCGCCAGGCCACCGGCCAGACCAAGCCGCTGATGATCACGGAAATCGGCACACCCAGCCAGAAGCCCGCCGGCACATCCGACCAGAACACCTATAGCGAGGATTTGCAGGCGCGCTATGTGATCAAGGGCCTGACCCAGGCCGTCGCCGCCGGCATCTATCCTGCCATCTGGTTTCAGGCGCAGGATTTGCCGTCCAGCAGCCTGGGCTATAGCTTTGGGCTTTTGCGCACAGACCTGACCTACAAACCCGGCTACTATGCCTATCGCACCCTGGCTGCCGAGCTGGCCGGCGCGACTTACGCCGGCAGAGCCACCGGTTTGAATACCAGCATCGAAGGCTATCGCTTCGTCAAAGCAGCGCAAAGCAAATTGATCCTCTGGTACACCGGGACGACTGCGGTCAATCAGCCTTTCTCGCTCAGCGCGCCGGGTGCATCGCTGCGGGTGGTGGACAAACTGGGGGTGCAGATTTTGATCGTCGATGGCGAAACGGGCGACCTCGACGCCGCCCGCAACGGCTCGGTGACCATTGCCGTCGGCCCCAGCCCGCTCATCGTCGAAGCCCTTGCTGCGGCGAACACCCCCACCCCGACCGCCACCCGCACAGCCACGCCCACCAGCAGCGGCTCGCCCACAAGCACACCCACCTCGACCCCGTTCAAAACCCTGCGCGTCAACAGCGGCGGGCCTACCGCCACCGACAGCGGCGGACGGGTTTGGGCCGCCGACCAACTGTATGTGGCTGGCGATTGGGGCTACACCGGCGGCGCGGCCAAATCATCGACGCAGGCGGTGGCCGCCACCAGCGACGACGCCCTCTTCCAGCGTTGGCGCGAGGGCGCAGGCGACTACTATTTCACCATTCCCAACGGCGTCTACCAGCTGAAGCTGCGCTTTGCCGAGATGCAGGCCACTGCCGCCGGCCAACGGCTGATGAAGATCGTCATCGAGGGCAGAACGGTGGAATCGAGCCTCGATGTCTATGCCGTGGCCGGCCGGTACACCGCCCTCGACCGCAGCTACCGGGTCACGGTCGATGACGGCCTGCTTCACATCGATTTGGCGAAGCTATCGGGCAGCACCTACAAGACCATGATCGCGGCCATCGAGATCGTATCCGCCAACTCGACGCCCACGCCCACCGCTACACCCACACGAGTTGCGACCTCCACCCCCACCGTTACGGCCACAGCCACGGTCACCCCCACCCCCACTCTGACTGCCACCGCCACCATCACACCCACCGCCAGCGAAACGGCCACCATCACACCCACCCCCAGCGAAACCCCCACGGCCACGATCACGCCGACGGCGACGATCACACCCACCGCCACCGCAACGGCCACCGTCACCCCCACCCCTAGCGAAACCCCTACGGCCACAATCACGCCGACGGCGACGATCACTCCCACCGCCACCGCAACGGCTACCGTCACCCCCACCCCCAGCGAAACAGCCACGGCCACGTTCACGCCAACCGCCACCGCAACCCCCACACCCGCGCCCTTTGGCCCGGTGCGGGTCGATAGCGGCGGCGGCGACTTCACCGACGCCGGCGGACGCGTCTGGGCCGCTGACCAATTGTATGTGGCCGGCGGTTGGGGCTACGCACTCGGCGCGGCCAAGTCAGCGACGCAGGCGGTGGCCGGCACCACCGACGATGCTCTCTTCCAGCGTTGGCGCGAGGGCGCAGGCGACTACTACTTCACCATCCCCAACGGCGTCTACCAGGTGACGCTGCGCTTTGCCGAGATGCAGGCCACCGCCGCCGGCCAGCGGCTGATGAAGATCGCCATCGAGGGCAAGACGGTAGAGTCGAGCCTGGATGTCTTTGCCGTGGCCGGTCGTTTCACCGCTCTCGACCGTAGCTACCGGGTCACGGTCGGCGACGGCCTGCTTCACGTCGATTTGGTGAAGCTATCGGGCAGCACCTACAAGACCATGATCGCGGCCATCGAAATCATCGCCATCACGCCGACCCCCACACCCACAACGACGCCGACCCCCACCCAGACCGCCACAGCAACGCCGACCCCCACCCAGACTGCTACGGCAACGCCGACCCCCACCGAGACGCCGACAGCGACCCCGACCGCCACCGAGACGCTGACCCCTACTGCCACCCCCACTCCGACCGAAAGCCCCACTCCCGAACCATCGCCCACCCCCACCCAGACCCCGACCGAGACGCCGTCGCCGTCGCCCACCCCCACCGACACCCCCACCCCGGAAATCCCCTGA
- the selD gene encoding selenide, water dikinase SelD — MAAEALAQVLRPLHETYTGLRDDNLLVGLDVVDDAAVYRLNDESALVITLDFFTPIVDDPYAYGAIAAANSLSDIYAMGARPILALNIAALPKTLPVEVSAEILRGGAEKAREAGVVVAGGHTVQDSEPKFGLVALGLIHPDRVTRKGGALPGDRLLLSKPLGAGVVTTALKNDKATAAEVEAATRSMLRLNAAAARIAYDFGAHAVTDITGFSLLGHGWEMAEHSGVGFRLRFGALPWLEGAERLGRDWVFPGGAHDNRRFYSPHVRFDPALAEWQQVLCFGPETSGGLLMALSADQSAPARLAAAAQGLALWEIGEAVPGDAIEVLA, encoded by the coding sequence CTGGCCGCCGAGGCCCTGGCGCAGGTCCTGCGCCCTCTCCACGAAACCTATACCGGATTACGCGATGACAACCTGCTGGTAGGGCTGGATGTGGTCGATGACGCCGCCGTTTATCGCCTGAACGACGAATCGGCCCTGGTCATCACCCTCGATTTCTTCACCCCTATCGTCGACGATCCCTATGCCTATGGCGCCATCGCCGCCGCCAACAGCCTGAGCGACATCTACGCCATGGGGGCCAGGCCCATCCTGGCCCTCAACATCGCCGCCCTCCCCAAGACCTTGCCGGTCGAAGTCTCGGCCGAGATCCTGCGCGGCGGGGCCGAGAAGGCGCGCGAGGCGGGCGTGGTGGTGGCGGGCGGGCACACGGTACAGGATTCCGAGCCGAAATTCGGGCTGGTGGCCCTGGGGCTGATTCATCCCGACCGGGTCACGCGCAAGGGCGGAGCCTTGCCCGGCGACCGGCTGCTGCTGAGCAAGCCGCTGGGGGCGGGCGTGGTGACGACGGCGCTGAAGAACGACAAGGCAACGGCAGCCGAGGTCGAGGCTGCCACCCGCAGTATGCTCCGGCTCAACGCCGCCGCCGCTCGCATCGCCTACGACTTCGGTGCCCATGCCGTCACCGACATCACCGGTTTCAGCCTGCTGGGGCACGGCTGGGAGATGGCCGAACACAGCGGCGTCGGCTTTCGGCTGCGTTTTGGCGCCCTGCCCTGGCTGGAAGGGGCCGAAAGGTTGGGCAGAGATTGGGTCTTTCCGGGCGGCGCCCACGACAACCGCCGCTTCTACAGCCCCCATGTCCGTTTCGACCCTGCCCTGGCCGAATGGCAGCAGGTGCTCTGCTTTGGCCCCGAGACATCGGGCGGGCTGCTGATGGCTCTGTCGGCCGACCAGTCTGCACCCGCCCGGCTGGCGGCCGCCGCCCAGGGCCTGGCCCTGTGGGAGATCGGCGAAGCCGTCCCCGGCGACGCCATCGAAGTCCTGGCCTGA
- a CDS encoding SCO family protein → MRIPKPILIALIALAVIALAAIVVVPRLRPHIFHGQVLQSQDPVDFSLTAHTGERVALSDFRGKHAVLYFGYTYCPDVCPTTLARLNQALTLLGDKADDVQVLMVSVDPERDTPEKLAPYMAAFNPTFLGLTGSEQEVLQAATPFGVYFAKNEVEGQSGYLVDHTASIMVVDPAGRVKLIWPPNISPEFMAEDLEYMIGS, encoded by the coding sequence ATGCGCATCCCTAAACCGATCCTCATTGCCCTTATCGCCCTGGCTGTCATTGCCCTGGCGGCTATCGTTGTCGTCCCACGGCTGCGCCCGCACATCTTTCACGGCCAGGTGTTGCAGTCGCAAGACCCTGTCGACTTCAGCCTGACCGCACACACCGGCGAGCGCGTGGCCCTGAGCGACTTCCGCGGCAAGCACGCCGTCCTCTACTTCGGCTACACCTACTGCCCCGACGTCTGCCCCACCACTCTGGCCCGCCTCAACCAGGCGCTGACCTTGCTAGGCGACAAGGCCGATGATGTCCAGGTGTTGATGGTTTCGGTGGACCCCGAACGCGACACGCCGGAAAAACTGGCCCCGTATATGGCCGCGTTCAACCCCACTTTTCTCGGTCTCACCGGCTCGGAACAAGAGGTGTTGCAGGCCGCCACCCCTTTCGGCGTCTATTTCGCCAAGAACGAAGTCGAGGGGCAGAGCGGTTACCTGGTCGATCACACCGCTTCGATCATGGTGGTGGACCCCGCAGGCCGGGTGAAGCTCATCTGGCCGCCCAACATCTCACCGGAGTTCATGGCCGAGGATTTGGAATACATGATCGGATCTTAG
- a CDS encoding SCO family protein, whose amino-acid sequence MTTLTQAPPSPGFQLRAWQRLALAVFALVLVGLLAFVIFQPIKVLPRIRLAPGFALTDQNGQTVTNEDLRGQFVLYNFTYTGCPAHGCPATDAIMAEVNARLGEAETGGVPVALVSIALDSSQATPAALQNLAQAQGAGPAGWRFLSSPDPDRLKTIVGGGFEVFYEAQPDGSFALSPALALVDDWGILRAVYRPTTNPPDAARILDHIRLLGQEVRNSQGVGKLGYEAAHLFLCYAP is encoded by the coding sequence ATGACCACCCTCACCCAAGCCCCTCCCTCGCCCGGCTTCCAGTTGCGAGCCTGGCAGCGGCTGGCCCTGGCCGTCTTTGCCCTCGTCCTGGTGGGATTGCTGGCCTTCGTCATCTTCCAGCCGATCAAGGTGCTCCCGCGCATCCGTCTGGCCCCCGGCTTTGCCCTGACCGACCAGAACGGCCAGACCGTGACCAACGAAGACCTGCGCGGGCAGTTCGTCCTCTACAACTTCACCTACACCGGCTGCCCGGCCCACGGCTGCCCCGCCACCGACGCCATCATGGCCGAGGTCAACGCCCGCCTGGGCGAGGCCGAGACCGGGGGTGTGCCCGTCGCGCTTGTCAGCATCGCCCTCGATTCATCCCAGGCCACGCCCGCCGCCCTGCAAAATCTCGCCCAGGCGCAGGGGGCTGGCCCGGCCGGTTGGCGCTTCCTCAGCAGCCCCGACCCCGACCGGCTGAAGACCATCGTTGGCGGCGGCTTCGAGGTTTTTTACGAGGCTCAGCCCGATGGCAGCTTCGCCCTCAGCCCGGCCCTGGCGCTGGTCGATGACTGGGGCATCCTCCGCGCCGTCTATCGCCCCACCACCAACCCGCCCGACGCCGCCCGCATCCTCGATCACATCCGCTTGCTGGGCCAGGAAGTGCGAAACAGCCAGGGCGTGGGCAAGCTGGGCTACGAGGCGGCGCACCTGTTTCTGTGTTATGCACCATAA
- a CDS encoding EpsI family protein: MSDSVRPAARLPGDSQRPLVILLAVLLLALAAVAVFYGRQLWQPAAGAGSSYGFVADIDRWRRTERERTVAAGFDFSLQGDLAALPLQIGDWQGADIPQTNIEVQILLEPEQYVYRRYTRPDGRYVWLSLIGSRQTKSFHSPQICYTADGWQTEVMSEPVEMEGGGELYALRVNARKEQWEHVVLYFFLYPNSLREADEGAVLFKVTAPLDGSVEDTLALQKAFIRQFFSAAHA, encoded by the coding sequence ATGTCTGATTCTGTTCGCCCGGCTGCTCGGCTGCCGGGAGATTCGCAGCGACCTCTTGTAATCCTGCTGGCCGTGCTGCTGCTGGCGCTGGCGGCGGTGGCGGTGTTCTACGGCCGCCAGCTCTGGCAACCGGCGGCCGGGGCGGGGTCGAGCTATGGCTTTGTGGCCGACATCGACCGCTGGCGACGCACCGAGCGCGAGCGAACCGTGGCCGCCGGCTTCGATTTCAGTCTGCAAGGCGACCTGGCCGCGCTGCCGTTGCAGATCGGCGACTGGCAGGGCGCCGACATCCCCCAGACCAACATCGAAGTCCAGATCCTGCTGGAGCCGGAGCAATATGTCTACCGGCGCTACACACGGCCCGATGGCCGCTATGTCTGGCTCAGCCTCATCGGCAGCCGCCAGACCAAGTCGTTTCACTCGCCGCAGATCTGCTACACCGCCGATGGCTGGCAGACCGAGGTGATGTCGGAGCCGGTGGAGATGGAAGGAGGGGGCGAACTCTACGCCCTGCGCGTGAACGCCCGCAAAGAACAGTGGGAGCACGTCGTCCTCTATTTCTTCCTCTATCCCAACTCGTTGCGCGAGGCCGATGAGGGGGCCGTGCTGTTCAAGGTCACGGCCCCGCTCGATGGTTCGGTCGAGGACACCCTGGCCCTGCAGAAGGCCTTCATCCGCCAGTTTTTCAGCGCCGCCCACGCATGA
- a CDS encoding exosortase/archaeosortase family protein, with protein sequence MLSSLRRSTLWLHAAIFLVGLLVLLPTLRWLAYEWWSNDYYSHGVLVPLVSAFFAWRLLPRVERRPSNLGLFLLIAALAVYLVALFERAFFLAALGMIALFAGVVFYLWGAAALRRLAFPLAFLVFMVPLPFIEASSLPMAQFTGGVSGAVVQALGMDVIVEGMAVTLPNANLVVGAQCSGLRSIVALLTLVAVFAYVVEGSWPRKLLLALMAVPIAILGNVLRVSSLLWVADRWGVEAGFTYYHDYSGIVFFLFAFACLILFARLLGCREIRSDLL encoded by the coding sequence ATGTTGTCTTCGCTCCGTCGCTCCACCCTCTGGCTTCACGCCGCCATCTTCCTGGTCGGGCTGCTGGTGCTGTTGCCCACCCTGCGCTGGCTGGCCTACGAGTGGTGGAGCAACGATTACTACTCGCACGGTGTGCTGGTGCCGCTGGTGTCGGCTTTCTTTGCCTGGCGTTTGCTGCCCCGCGTCGAGCGCCGTCCCAGCAACCTGGGGTTGTTCCTGCTCATCGCCGCCCTGGCCGTCTATTTGGTCGCCCTGTTCGAGCGGGCCTTCTTTCTGGCCGCCCTGGGGATGATCGCCCTCTTTGCCGGGGTCGTCTTCTATCTGTGGGGCGCCGCCGCCCTCCGTCGCCTGGCCTTCCCCCTGGCCTTTCTCGTCTTCATGGTGCCGTTGCCCTTCATCGAGGCCAGCAGCCTGCCCATGGCCCAGTTTACCGGCGGGGTTTCGGGCGCGGTGGTGCAGGCGTTGGGGATGGATGTCATCGTCGAGGGCATGGCCGTCACCCTGCCCAACGCCAACCTGGTGGTGGGGGCGCAATGTTCGGGGCTGCGCTCCATCGTCGCCCTGCTGACGCTGGTGGCCGTGTTTGCCTATGTCGTCGAAGGCTCGTGGCCGCGCAAACTGCTGCTGGCGTTGATGGCCGTCCCCATCGCCATCCTCGGCAACGTCCTGCGGGTCAGCAGCCTGCTGTGGGTGGCCGACCGCTGGGGCGTCGAGGCCGGATTCACCTACTATCATGACTATTCGGGCATCGTCTTCTTTCTCTTCGCTTTCGCATGTCTGATTCTGTTCGCCCGGCTGCTCGGCTGCCGGGAGATTCGCAGCGACCTCTTGTAA
- a CDS encoding S8 family peptidase has translation MSDPTQQREAKLHPDLRRALVTAGPDEVLPVIIRYRREAGAAAAQAMTPDLVTTMTYETLPVLAAEGTPPTIVSLAENPSVERIWYDLPVHTWLDVSVPLIEAPRVWENGRQGTGVKVAILDTGVDLNHPDLKDRIRGSQDFSGKGNVQDGNGHGTHVAGIIAGSGSAGGGSYRGVAPAAELYIGKVLDDRGSGKMSNVIAGVEWAITQGVAVVNMSLGSDGSCDGTDALSEACDAAVAEGLAMIVAAGNAGPNARTVGSPGCARDVITIGASTDDDAIASFSSRGPTADGRTKPDVVFPGYKIIAARSAGTSLGRVVDAYYVELSGTSMATPHAAGTAALLLEAEPGLKPADLKQRLMSTAIDLKLDANTQGAGRANAFAAWQAGETEPPPPPPPPPPPPPPPPPPPPPPPPPPPPPPPPSPPFGGCLLSILRVFMLW, from the coding sequence ATGAGCGATCCCACCCAGCAACGCGAGGCCAAGCTTCACCCCGACCTCCGTCGAGCCCTCGTCACCGCCGGCCCCGATGAAGTCCTTCCGGTCATCATCCGCTACCGCCGCGAGGCCGGCGCCGCCGCCGCCCAGGCGATGACCCCCGACCTGGTGACGACGATGACCTACGAAACCCTGCCGGTGTTGGCAGCCGAAGGCACGCCGCCCACCATCGTCAGCCTGGCCGAAAACCCCTCGGTCGAGCGCATCTGGTACGACCTGCCCGTGCACACCTGGCTCGACGTCTCGGTGCCGCTGATCGAGGCGCCCAGAGTGTGGGAGAACGGTCGTCAGGGGACGGGGGTGAAGGTCGCCATCTTGGATACGGGGGTCGATCTCAACCATCCCGATCTCAAGGACCGTATCCGCGGCAGCCAGGATTTCAGCGGCAAGGGCAATGTGCAGGATGGCAACGGTCACGGCACGCATGTGGCCGGCATCATCGCCGGGTCGGGCTCGGCTGGCGGCGGCAGCTATCGCGGCGTGGCCCCGGCGGCCGAGTTGTACATCGGCAAGGTGCTGGATGACCGCGGCAGCGGCAAGATGAGCAATGTCATTGCCGGCGTCGAATGGGCGATCACGCAGGGGGTGGCGGTTGTGAACATGAGCCTGGGTAGCGATGGCTCGTGCGATGGCACCGATGCCCTCTCCGAGGCCTGCGATGCGGCTGTGGCCGAGGGCCTGGCCATGATCGTGGCCGCAGGCAACGCCGGCCCCAACGCCCGCACGGTCGGTTCGCCCGGCTGCGCGCGGGATGTGATCACGATCGGAGCCAGCACCGACGACGACGCCATCGCCAGTTTCTCATCGCGCGGCCCCACCGCCGATGGCCGCACCAAGCCTGATGTCGTCTTCCCCGGCTACAAGATCATCGCCGCCCGCTCGGCCGGCACTTCGCTCGGTCGGGTGGTGGATGCCTACTATGTCGAGCTTTCGGGCACGAGCATGGCCACGCCCCATGCCGCCGGCACGGCCGCCCTGTTGCTGGAAGCCGAGCCGGGTCTGAAGCCGGCCGACCTCAAGCAGCGGCTGATGTCCACCGCCATCGACCTGAAGCTGGATGCCAACACCCAGGGCGCGGGCCGGGCCAACGCCTTCGCCGCCTGGCAGGCCGGAGAGACCGAGCCGCCGCCGCCGCCACCGCCGCCGCCACCGCCGCCGCCACCCCCACCTCCACCGCCGCCCCCTCCTCCTCCCCCACCACCTCCGCCACCGCCGCCCTCGCCCCCCTTTGGCGGCTGCCTGCTCTCGATCTTACGGGTCTTCATGCTCTGGTAG
- a CDS encoding Uma2 family endonuclease — MSVATIAQPILKPPAFAPHTRETEVIVYPESDGKPMAENDPQYRCITDTRFALGQFFRDDANVYLGADMLVYYEEGDPTKSVAPDVFVVLGAPKGIRSNYQIWREGKAPDVVFEFASPGTWRADLGWKMGLYQGLGVREYLLFDPLDAYFTPLLQGYRLTGRRYEAIPTLRGERGRLGVRSEALSLEIWAQPHHEPGMPFVLRLFHPQHQTWLRTPDEEADARREAERQVADLAAEIERLRAQLSGAA, encoded by the coding sequence ATGAGTGTCGCCACCATCGCCCAACCCATTCTCAAGCCACCTGCGTTTGCCCCGCACACGCGCGAGACGGAGGTGATCGTCTACCCTGAATCGGATGGCAAGCCAATGGCTGAAAATGACCCGCAATATCGTTGTATTACCGACACACGTTTTGCCTTGGGCCAGTTCTTCCGCGACGATGCCAACGTCTATCTGGGCGCCGACATGCTGGTGTATTACGAGGAAGGCGATCCAACCAAATCGGTGGCGCCGGATGTCTTCGTCGTTCTTGGGGCGCCCAAGGGCATCCGCAGCAATTACCAGATCTGGCGGGAAGGCAAAGCGCCTGATGTCGTGTTCGAATTCGCCTCGCCGGGCACCTGGCGAGCTGATTTGGGCTGGAAGATGGGGCTTTACCAGGGTCTGGGTGTGCGCGAGTACCTGCTTTTCGACCCACTCGATGCTTACTTTACACCGCTGCTGCAAGGCTATCGGCTAACGGGACGGCGCTACGAAGCCATCCCCACTTTGCGCGGTGAACGAGGCCGATTGGGGGTGCGCAGCGAGGCGTTGAGCCTTGAAATCTGGGCGCAGCCACACCATGAACCGGGCATGCCCTTTGTATTGCGTCTTTTCCACCCCCAGCACCAGACCTGGTTGCGCACGCCCGATGAAGAAGCCGACGCTCGGCGGGAGGCCGAGAGGCAGGTGGCCGATCTAGCGGCCGAGATCGAGCGGCTCCGGGCGCAATTGTCGGGCGCGGCTTGA
- the add gene encoding adenosine deaminase, whose amino-acid sequence MPDPTLPLIDLHRHLDGSVRLQTILDLGRQHNLPLPAWDLDGLRPHVQVTTPQPGVMAFLQKFKWMTGVLVDYDACRRIAYENVEDALAEGIAYIELRFSPVFMAQAHGLAPAGVVEAVCDGVEAGARDTGVRAHLIGIISRHFGPESGWRELEALLSQRDRLAALDLAGDEANWPGELFVKHFRLARAAGWGITVHAGEAAGPESIWQALRELGATRIGHATRASEDPALLDFLAERGIGIEANLTSNVQTSTVPDYASHPLRSWLERGLLATINSDDPGISAIDLPYEYRLAAPAAGLTPAHIRQAQANALTIAFLSDEEKKALEAPRSNDFSRSSRARSD is encoded by the coding sequence ATGCCCGACCCCACCCTCCCCCTCATCGACCTCCATCGCCATTTGGATGGCTCCGTGCGGCTGCAAACCATCCTCGACCTGGGCCGGCAGCACAACCTGCCCCTGCCCGCCTGGGACCTGGACGGCCTGCGCCCACACGTACAGGTGACGACGCCGCAGCCGGGGGTGATGGCCTTTTTGCAGAAGTTCAAGTGGATGACGGGCGTGCTGGTCGATTACGACGCCTGCCGCCGCATCGCTTACGAGAACGTGGAGGATGCGCTGGCCGAAGGCATCGCCTACATCGAGTTGCGCTTCAGCCCGGTGTTCATGGCCCAGGCGCACGGGCTGGCCCCGGCCGGCGTGGTGGAGGCGGTCTGCGATGGCGTCGAGGCCGGGGCGCGCGACACGGGCGTGCGCGCCCACCTGATCGGGATCATCAGCCGCCATTTCGGGCCGGAGAGCGGCTGGCGGGAGCTGGAGGCGCTGCTGAGTCAGCGCGACCGGCTGGCGGCGCTGGACCTGGCCGGGGACGAGGCCAACTGGCCGGGCGAGTTGTTCGTGAAGCATTTCCGCCTCGCCCGCGCGGCCGGCTGGGGGATCACCGTCCATGCCGGCGAGGCGGCGGGGCCAGAGAGCATCTGGCAGGCGCTGCGCGAGTTGGGCGCCACGCGCATCGGCCATGCCACCCGCGCCAGCGAGGACCCGGCCCTGCTCGATTTCCTGGCCGAGCGCGGCATCGGCATCGAGGCCAACCTGACCAGCAATGTGCAGACCAGCACCGTGCCCGACTATGCCTCACACCCGCTCCGTTCCTGGCTCGAGCGCGGCCTGCTGGCCACGATCAACTCGGACGACCCCGGCATCAGCGCCATCGACCTGCCCTACGAATACCGCCTGGCCGCCCCCGCCGCCGGCCTCACCCCCGCCCACATCCGCCAGGCGCAGGCCAATGCGCTCACTATCGCTTTCCTCTCGGATGAGGAGAAAAAGGCGCTGGAAGCGCCTCGTAGTAACGACTTTAGTCGTTCCTCTCGCGCAAGAAGCGACTGA
- a CDS encoding PH domain-containing protein, translated as MNPTDAKAKVTARVWQSIAQSGVSVSAIPADQLSALVEAIADGVLLAIDDTLSEAGLPGRQVSASAMPLHDEEQLLWEGRPFLSLTTTYQITSERVRVIRGLLAKDRDDIELVRIQDIDHDQSLTERALNIGDITIRSSDQSLPETVLRNVPNVQEVHEILRRAMLEARKRFRYSVQEEM; from the coding sequence ATGAACCCCACCGACGCCAAAGCCAAAGTCACCGCCCGCGTCTGGCAATCCATCGCCCAGAGCGGCGTCTCCGTCTCCGCCATCCCCGCCGACCAGCTCAGCGCCCTGGTGGAGGCCATCGCCGACGGCGTGTTGCTGGCCATCGACGACACCCTGAGCGAGGCCGGGCTGCCTGGCCGCCAGGTCTCTGCCTCGGCCATGCCGCTGCACGACGAAGAGCAGCTGCTGTGGGAGGGGCGGCCCTTCCTCTCGCTCACCACCACCTACCAGATCACCAGCGAGCGGGTGCGGGTGATCCGCGGGCTGCTGGCCAAGGACCGGGACGACATCGAGTTGGTCCGCATCCAGGACATCGACCACGACCAAAGCCTGACCGAGCGCGCCCTCAACATCGGCGACATCACCATCCGCAGTTCCGACCAATCGTTGCCCGAGACGGTGTTGCGCAACGTGCCTAACGTCCAGGAAGTGCACGAGATCCTGCGCCGGGCGATGCTGGAGGCGCGCAAGCGGTTCCGGTACAGCGTGCAGGAGGAGATGTAG